A single genomic interval of uncultured Desulfobulbus sp. harbors:
- the trkA gene encoding Trk system potassium transporter TrkA: MNVLIYGATEIGYMVASQLYRKHNITIVDDLDRLPDKFNNLDISFVAGNGADVQVLESANTAKADLFIACSLIDEANIVACWTAKKITEAETICFVRRMELYRNLNSLSQNRYQSKYDIDTIIWPEQLLTQDIFRIISVPDAIDVEYFAHGKAKMFEYRIKENSIIRDRRIMDCSFPQNVLIVGITRDHSLFIPNGSTTIQTDDKVVFMGTGPALDILAAQVFQNVNKIKTAAVIGGGSVGFMLSKKLEQAGIRVKLIEHDSNRCIYLADNLKKSLILQGDGTDIELLEGESIGDSDVTVCVTNNDEKNLLCSLLVKQLGCERIITRVGNVRNSALFERVGIDVVVSPRESALKELLNRLHAKDVNILALVEGGQGEVLRLTLPESFEETLVRDFKLPARAIIGVIKRGRNVTFPHGETALMSGDQLIIFTMAKDAEAIKAAFD; this comes from the coding sequence ATGAATGTTCTCATCTACGGTGCAACCGAAATCGGCTACATGGTGGCCTCGCAGCTGTACCGCAAACACAATATAACCATTGTCGATGATCTCGACCGATTGCCCGACAAATTCAACAATCTCGATATCAGTTTCGTTGCGGGCAACGGCGCCGATGTTCAGGTCCTGGAAAGTGCCAATACTGCCAAGGCCGATCTTTTTATCGCCTGTTCCCTGATCGACGAGGCCAATATCGTGGCCTGCTGGACCGCCAAGAAGATCACCGAGGCCGAGACCATCTGCTTTGTGCGGCGGATGGAACTGTACCGCAACCTCAACTCGCTCTCGCAGAACCGATACCAGAGCAAGTACGATATCGACACCATTATCTGGCCGGAACAGTTGCTCACCCAGGATATCTTCCGCATTATTTCCGTGCCCGATGCCATCGATGTGGAGTATTTCGCCCATGGCAAGGCCAAGATGTTCGAGTATCGCATCAAGGAGAACTCCATTATCCGTGACCGACGGATCATGGATTGTTCCTTTCCGCAAAACGTGCTCATCGTCGGCATCACCCGCGACCACAGCCTGTTCATTCCCAATGGGTCCACCACCATTCAGACCGATGACAAGGTGGTGTTCATGGGCACCGGTCCGGCGCTCGATATCCTGGCGGCACAGGTGTTTCAGAACGTGAACAAGATCAAGACCGCGGCCGTCATCGGCGGCGGCAGCGTCGGTTTCATGCTCTCGAAAAAACTCGAACAGGCCGGCATTCGCGTCAAGCTGATCGAGCACGACAGCAACCGCTGCATCTACCTGGCCGACAACCTGAAAAAAAGTTTGATCCTCCAGGGGGACGGCACCGATATCGAACTGCTCGAGGGCGAGTCGATCGGCGATAGCGACGTGACCGTCTGCGTCACCAACAACGATGAAAAAAATCTGCTCTGTTCGCTCCTGGTGAAACAGCTCGGTTGCGAACGGATCATCACCCGGGTGGGCAATGTCCGTAATTCGGCCCTCTTTGAGCGGGTCGGGATCGATGTGGTGGTCTCGCCCAGGGAGTCTGCCCTCAAAGAGCTGCTCAATCGCCTCCATGCCAAGGATGTCAATATCCTTGCCCTGGTGGAGGGCGGACAGGGCGAGGTCTTGCGCCTCACCTTGCCCGAGAGTTTCGAGGAAACCCTGGTCCGCGATTTCAAGCTGCCGGCACGGGCGATCATCGGGGTGATCAAGCGCGGCCGCAACGTCACCTTTCCCCATGGAGAGACCGCCCTGATGAGCGGTGATCAGTTGATCATCTTTACCATGGCCAAGGATGCCGAAGCCATCAAGGCGGCCTTTGACTGA
- a CDS encoding radical SAM protein → MEPAEAYNGFEQGPIRPPSESNSLLIRVTRNCPWNRCTFCGLYKGAQFSRRPVAHVQRDIALVKRFVDALQRTGSVSPQGLDWNEQMALYAARNWLMGGARSVFLQDSNSLIIKPRDLVSILGYLRSLFPQIERITSYARSHTIARMDDGDLAAIAAAGLNRIHIGLESGCDAVLAKVKKGADAEVHVQAGLKVRGAGIELSEYYMPGLGGREFSVRHALESAAVLNRINPDFIRLRTLALPEQLELSQEQARGQFSKLGDRETAIELRLFLQSLDGITSRVKSDHVLNLLEEIDGGLPEEKPQMLSVIDRFLDLDPDEQALYQIGRRTGVFRQLSDLRHPSLRSQALRYVEQWMVSPENVDQICDQLMKGFI, encoded by the coding sequence ATGGAACCTGCAGAGGCTTACAACGGATTTGAACAGGGGCCGATCAGGCCGCCCAGTGAAAGCAACAGCCTGTTGATTCGGGTCACCCGCAACTGTCCCTGGAACCGCTGCACCTTTTGCGGCCTTTACAAAGGGGCGCAGTTCAGTCGTCGCCCGGTTGCGCACGTGCAACGCGATATCGCCTTGGTGAAACGCTTTGTCGATGCCCTGCAGAGGACCGGGAGCGTATCGCCGCAAGGGCTGGACTGGAATGAGCAGATGGCCTTGTATGCCGCGCGTAACTGGCTCATGGGCGGAGCTCGATCGGTGTTTCTTCAGGATTCCAACAGCCTCATCATCAAGCCCCGGGATTTGGTCAGTATCCTGGGCTACCTCCGTAGCCTCTTTCCCCAGATTGAGCGCATAACCTCCTATGCCCGCTCCCATACCATCGCCCGCATGGATGATGGTGATCTTGCCGCAATCGCGGCAGCCGGACTCAACCGGATCCATATAGGCCTGGAATCCGGCTGTGATGCAGTGTTGGCCAAGGTAAAAAAGGGGGCCGATGCAGAGGTGCATGTGCAGGCGGGCTTGAAGGTGCGCGGGGCGGGGATCGAACTCTCCGAGTACTACATGCCTGGCCTTGGCGGGCGTGAGTTCTCTGTGCGGCATGCCCTGGAAAGTGCAGCGGTTCTCAATCGGATCAATCCTGATTTCATTCGCCTCCGCACCCTCGCCCTGCCCGAGCAGCTGGAGTTGTCACAGGAGCAGGCCCGCGGCCAATTCAGCAAACTGGGAGACCGGGAAACCGCCATTGAGCTGCGCCTTTTTCTTCAGTCCCTTGATGGCATCACCAGCCGGGTAAAGAGCGACCATGTTCTCAACCTTCTTGAGGAGATCGATGGTGGCCTGCCCGAGGAGAAACCGCAGATGCTTTCGGTGATCGACCGGTTCCTCGACCTGGATCCGGACGAGCAGGCACTCTACCAGATCGGGCGCAGAACCGGGGTGTTTCGCCAGCTCTCGGACCTACGGCATCCATCTCTGCGAAGCCAGGCGCTTCGTTATGTCGAGCAGTGGATGGTGAGCCCGGAGAATGTGGATCAGATCTGCGATCAGCTGATGAAAGGCTTTATTTGA
- a CDS encoding TrkH family potassium uptake protein, translated as MKLAAILNVLGIILVALGTIMLTPISVALLTAEYGSIVPFVVACATSVVLGLIFQWHGGFSRDFDHLKRTEGMLIVTLAWLVTGCIGAIPYLFYQLGPLDAYFESISGFTTTGATILKDFAPYPKTFFFWRSLSQWLGGMGIIVLFVAILPQFAVAGRQMFFAEAPGPTEEKVTPRITHTAKALWMIYILLTVVEIILLHLQGMPIFDAVCNSFSTMAAGGFSPNPLSIQGYQSSGITWTITLFMFLAGGNFALQYRVLFQGKIRSLLHNEEFRFYLSIVILMSLMLCTSLIFIEGDSWHNGLRDGFFQIASIITTTGFASVDFGLWAIPAQTILFTMMLVGGCAGSAGGGVKVVRVLFGLKYLKREVAQVVHPKAVLPIKIDRVTVPGDIQRQILGFLLFYIALSTISSLVVTVIESDAVVGIIGTAATIGNIGPGYGTIGPMGSFGGLSPWTKTIFIVDMVVGRLELIPFLAMLHPDFWTFKRSLSNKLA; from the coding sequence ATGAAGCTTGCCGCCATCCTCAACGTTCTCGGCATTATTCTGGTCGCCCTGGGCACGATCATGCTCACGCCGATCTCCGTGGCCCTGCTCACCGCGGAATATGGTTCTATTGTGCCCTTTGTGGTGGCCTGCGCCACCAGCGTGGTCCTGGGGTTGATCTTCCAATGGCACGGTGGTTTTTCCCGGGACTTCGATCATCTCAAACGGACCGAGGGCATGTTGATCGTAACCCTGGCCTGGCTGGTCACCGGCTGTATCGGCGCGATTCCCTACCTGTTTTATCAGCTGGGGCCGCTTGATGCCTACTTTGAGTCCATCTCCGGCTTTACCACCACCGGAGCGACCATCCTCAAGGATTTCGCTCCCTACCCCAAGACGTTCTTTTTCTGGCGCAGCCTCAGTCAGTGGCTTGGCGGCATGGGGATCATCGTCCTCTTTGTGGCCATTCTCCCCCAGTTTGCCGTGGCCGGACGGCAGATGTTTTTTGCCGAGGCCCCCGGGCCCACCGAGGAGAAGGTCACGCCCCGCATCACCCATACGGCCAAGGCGCTGTGGATGATCTACATCCTCCTGACCGTGGTTGAAATTATCCTGCTGCATCTCCAGGGCATGCCGATTTTTGATGCGGTCTGCAACTCGTTCTCTACCATGGCCGCAGGCGGTTTTTCACCGAATCCGCTCTCCATCCAAGGCTACCAGAGCAGCGGAATCACCTGGACCATCACCCTGTTCATGTTTCTTGCCGGCGGCAACTTCGCCCTCCAGTACCGCGTGCTCTTTCAGGGAAAAATCCGCTCGCTGCTCCATAACGAAGAGTTTCGTTTTTATTTGAGTATCGTGATCCTGATGTCGCTCATGCTCTGCACGTCCCTGATCTTCATTGAGGGCGACAGCTGGCACAACGGCCTGCGCGACGGCTTTTTCCAGATAGCCTCCATCATCACCACCACCGGGTTTGCCTCGGTGGATTTCGGCCTCTGGGCCATCCCGGCGCAGACCATCCTCTTCACCATGATGCTGGTCGGCGGCTGCGCCGGATCCGCAGGCGGCGGCGTCAAGGTGGTGCGGGTGCTGTTCGGCCTGAAGTATCTCAAGCGGGAGGTCGCGCAGGTGGTCCATCCCAAGGCGGTACTGCCGATCAAGATCGACCGTGTCACCGTGCCCGGTGATATTCAGCGGCAGATCCTTGGTTTTCTCCTGTTTTACATTGCTCTCTCGACCATCTCCTCGCTGGTGGTCACGGTGATCGAGAGCGATGCAGTGGTCGGGATCATCGGCACCGCCGCCACCATCGGCAACATCGGTCCCGGGTATGGCACCATCGGCCCGATGGGCAGCTTTGGTGGCCTCTCCCCCTGGACCAAAACCATCTTTATCGTCGACATGGTGGTGGGCCGGCTGGAGTTGATCCCCTTTCTGGCCATGCTCCATCCCGATTTTTGGACGTTTAAACGCAGCCTTTCCAACAAGCTCGCCTGA